The nucleotide window CCAATCCAGAATATAGCCCGACAAAAGTTGCATCACGCTGACACCAACAAAAGGGCCGATATTGCCGACACTTAATGCCACGCCTGTGCCGGCAGGATCGTTCAATTCCTTGGCAATCATTGGAGAAAGCATGGCAGCAGAGGAGAAAAAGCCGAGGAAAAAGAAAATAAAGTAATAGGACACTAAAGGCGGTTTGCCACCCGGCCATAAAACCAATATGCCCCAGCAGACCGCGTAAAAGGCGGCCAGGATAAGATAGGGCAGTTTACGCTTGCAAAGCCAGTCGGACAGATAGCCAGTGAAAGGACAGCCCAGCATCAACCCGATCGAAAGCATCATCATTAAGCCCGCAGCGGCCGGCCGGCTAAGGTCGTAAACCTGCATCAGAAAAGGAACTCCCCAAACCCCCGAAATAACCATTAAAGTCCCATAAATGCCTGAATTCGCAATTAGCGGTGGCCAGGTGGCAGGGTTTTTCAACACTTTTTTTAAGAGGTCGATGGTCTGGCTAAAGTTCAACGCAGTTTGCGGTTGGCTGCCCAGAGAATTAAAATGCCAGCCTGCTTCCTGGGGGTCATTGCGCAACTTGAACCAACAGAAAACTAATACACATGCGGTTAATAATCCCACAAGCACATAGGCTTCCCGCCAGCCTGCCAGGTTAACTGCCAGGGCCAAAGGAGCCGTGGCAGCAAGCGTACCAAGATTACCAACAAAAAGCATCAGGCCAATAATCGTGCCGAATTCCAGGGGCCGGTACCAGGCATTGAATGTTTTTGCCGCCCCTACAAAAATTACCCCTACACCCACTCCAATGGCCACCCGGGATAACTGCAACACCAGAAGGCTCTGAGCCAAACCAAAGGCAATCGTCCCGATACAGGCAATAAATATTCCCAGCAAAAGGGTTTTTCGT belongs to Syntrophomonadaceae bacterium and includes:
- a CDS encoding MFS transporter, with the translated sequence MEQELPQKFRSQRWLIWLALALAYFMGQFHRVSLNVMVDPIVRDFNLWDAAAVGGLAAAYFYAYAASQIPVGLMLDSWGARKTLLLGIFIACIGTIAFGLAQSLLVLQLSRVAIGVGVGVIFVGAAKTFNAWYRPLEFGTIIGLMLFVGNLGTLAATAPLALAVNLAGWREAYVLVGLLTACVLVFCWFKLRNDPQEAGWHFNSLGSQPQTALNFSQTIDLLKKVLKNPATWPPLIANSGIYGTLMVISGVWGVPFLMQVYDLSRPAAAGLMMMLSIGLMLGCPFTGYLSDWLCKRKLPYLILAAFYAVCWGILVLWPGGKPPLVSYYFIFFFLGFFSSAAMLSPMIAKELNDPAGTGVALSVGNIGPFVGVSVMQLLSGYILDWGWQGQIINGVKYYPLEAFHMAFAACGVVTVLVLGAVLLIKETGCQNVYSGDKGNSPQDSRLKRSCAQNC